A part of Cannabis sativa cultivar Pink pepper isolate KNU-18-1 chromosome 6, ASM2916894v1, whole genome shotgun sequence genomic DNA contains:
- the LOC115725318 gene encoding phosphatidylinositol/phosphatidylcholine transfer protein SFH13 isoform X2 → MNSLPGLEGMSTHEDIRDRRSDFENSEDERRRSKIVSIEDVRDEKEESAVQDLRQRLLDRDLLPSRHDDYYTLLRFLKARDFNIEKTIQMWEEMLNWRKEYGTDTILEDFEFEELEEVLQYYPQGYHGVDKEGRPVYIERLGKAHPSKLMRITTIERYLKYHVQEFERAIHEKFPACSIAAKKQICSTTTILDVNGLGIKNFTRTAANLLAAMTKIDNSYYPETLHRMYIVNAGPGFKKMLWPAAQKFLDAKTIAKIQVLEPKSLSKLFEVIDPSELPDFLGGSCTCSTEGGCLRSNKGPWNDPDIMKLVHDVEATFVRQITRVSHDQLKLDSFVQIRPMKGRSSDTSNAESGSDIDDPCSPLRRSSSAVPRLAPVHEEVRASDSNVYFSCDDHFPSVENTNGNDDEAAHVQDHQLLNNNCNDIRNISHRTLHSEGSSILHWFKNIREKFDKREFHRVAGMFLSFLFRLFTIFRSERFEFWRRQNNIHPSNLIEHNTSSHSEAVEAETSNEEDRVLPCIERLQRLEKVFSEISNKPATIPIEKEKILMESMDRIKNVEIDLEKTKRLVHATVVRQIEIAEFLDNLQQSSCRQRRLFC, encoded by the exons ATGAATTCATTGCCAG GCTTGGAAGGAATGAGTACTCATGAAGACATTAGAGATAGAAGATCAGATTTTGAAAACTCTGAAGATGAGAGGAGGCGTTCGAAAATCG TGTCGATAGAGGATGTTCGGGATGAAAAAGAGGAGAGTGCTGTACAAGATTTGCGCCAAAGACTCCTCGACAGGGATTTGTTACCGTCTAGGCACGATGATTACTATACTCTGTTAAG ATTTTTGAAAGCTCGGGACTTTAACATTGAAAAAACGATCCAAATGTGGGAAGAAATGCTAAACTGGAGAAAAGAGTACGGAACAGACACTATTTTGGAG GATTTTGAATTTGAAGAGCTTGAAGAAGTGTTGCAGTATTATCCTCAAGGGTATCATGGGGTTGATAAAGAAGGCAGACCAGTGTACATTGAAAGGTTGGGTAAAGCTCATCCTAGTAAACTCATGCGTATAACCACAATCGAACGATACTTAAAGTACCATGTCCAAGAATTTGAGAGAGCAATACATGAGAAATTCCCAGCTTGTTCAATTGCGGCCAAGAAACAAATCTGTTCAACCACTACTATATTAGATGTGAATGGCTTA GGAATAAAGAACTTCACTCGAACTGCTGCAAATCTTCTGGCAGCCATGACAAAGATAGACAATAGTTATTACCCCGAG ACACTACATCGAATGTACATCGTCAATGCTGGTCCTGGCTTTAAGAAAATGCTTTGGCCTGCTGCACAGAAGTTTCTTGATGCTAAGACAATTGCAAAGATACAG GTTCTGGAACCGAAATCCTTGTCCAAACTTTTTGAAGTCATTGACCCGAGTGAGTTGCCTGACTTCCTGGGTGGATCATGTACATGCTCCACCGAGGGAGGTTGTCTTAGGTCTAACAAAGGACCATGGAATGATCCTGACATTATGAAG CTCGTACATGATGTCGAGGCAACTTTTGTGCGACAAATCACTAGAGTGTCACATGATCAACTGAAACTCGACTCTTTTGTACAGATACGCCCGATGAAG GGACGGAGCAGTGATACTTCGAATGCAGAATCAGGGTCAGATATTGACGATCCTTGTTCCCCATTAAGGCGAAGTAGTTCTGCAGTACCTCGTTTGGCACCAGTACATGAAGAA GTCAGGGCATCAGATTCAAATGTATACTTTAGCTGCGATGATCATTTTCCTTCGGTTGAGAATACAAATGGAAATGATGATGAGGCAGCGCATGTCCAGGATCatcaattactaaataacaattGCAATGATATTAGGAATATTTCTCATCGGACACTTCATTCGGAAG GTAGTTCAATTTTGCATTGGTTCAAAAATATTAGGGAAAAATTCGACAAAAGGGAATTCCATCGTGTGGCTGGAatgtttttatcttttttgttcAGACTATTCACAATTTTCCGCAGCGAAAGGTTTGAATTCTGGAGAAGACAGAACAACATTCACCCCTCTAACTTGATCGAACACAACACGAGTAGCCATTCAGAAGCTGTTGAAGCTGAAACATCGAATGAAGAAGATCGTGTCCTTCCATGTATAGAGCGTCTTCAGAGACTAGAAAAAGTATTTAGCGAAATCAGTAACAAGCCCGCTACAATTCCTATAGAGAAGGAAAAAATTCTAATGGAATCTATGGATAGGATAAAAAACGTCGAGATTGATCTCGAGAAAACAAAGAGG CTAGTCCATGCTACGGTGGTGAGGCAAATCGAGATTGCTGAATTTCTGGACAATCTACAACAGTCGAGTTGTCGA CAAAGAAGATTGTTTTGTTGA
- the LOC115724610 gene encoding pentatricopeptide repeat-containing protein At5g66520-like translates to MKPETYIMASLTTRPPSIVVNHKIPPTVALLQMCCNFHEVRQVHAQLVISGLLNRPPNGGRLVESYVRVSNMNYAMSVFDTIQSPDVFAYNNIIRGFMLIKDSYSSLLMLNKLLLNGFIPDNYTYTFVLKACSQLKALCQGMQVHCMMIKAGISVNSYTHSSLIRMYASAGSMDCAELVLAELISTNESNASSVIIAKNAMISGYLSQTQQGHVDKARTMFDEMEAKDVATWSAMISGYNHNAMYAEALSIFEEMMASRVLPNESTLVSSLSACAHLGALDKGRWIHGYVDKNCGGEVSVTLGTALVDMYVKCGCLECGYQVFKELSHRDVVTWGAMLSGFAIHGKPQECFQLFDEMVSQGLFQPNGVVFVAILTACSHAGFVELGHRYFNRMVNEFGIVPSIEHYGCMVDLLGRAGRLAEAEDFISRMPKEPNSIIWGAFLSACRTYKDTKRGNVAFKHLTELEPMSGDRYKLARLMFHNTGEKEIANAIRKFIDENDLETTRGVSFIEIDGVVNEFVSGIVNHDRNEELYTMWERVNRLLKTAKSETDKQNLSLCV, encoded by the coding sequence ATGAAACCAGAAACATACATAATGGCTTCTTTAACAACAAGGCCTCCATCCATTGTTGTGAACCATAAGATTCCTCCCACTGTGGCTTTGCTTCAAATGTGCTGCAACTTTCATGAGGTAAGACAAGTTCATGCACAGTTGGTAATCTCAGGACTCCTAAATCGCCCTCCCAACGGTGGAAGACTTGTCGAGTCTTATGTAAGAGTCTCAAACATGAACTATGCCATGTCTGTCTTTGACACAATTCAATCTCCTGATGTGTTTGCCTACAACAACATCATCAGAGGATTCATGCTCATCAAAGACTCTTATAGCTCGCTCTTAATGCTTAATAAACTGTTGCTGAATGGCTTCATCCCGGACAATTATACTTACACCTTTGTCCTCAAAGCTTGTTCTCAACTTAAAGCTCTTTGTCAAGGTATGCAAGTCCATTGCATGATGATCAAGGCTGGCATATCAGTCAATAGTTACACTCACAGCTCGCTCATACGAATGTATGCAAGCGCAGGTAGTATGGATTGTGCTGAGCTTGTTCTTGCTGAGTTAATCTCTACAAATGAAAGCAATGCTAGTAGTGTTATTATTGCCAAGAATGCTATGATATCCGGGTACCTAAGTCAGACTCAGCAGGGTCATGTCGATAAGGCCAGAACAATGTTCGACGAAATGGAAGCTAAAGATGTTGCTACTTGGAGTGCCATGATATCAGGGTACAATCACAATGCTATGTATGCTGAAGCCTTGAGCATCTTTGAAGAGATGATGGCTTCTCGGGTTTTGCCAAATGAATCCACGCTCGTGAGCTCTTTGTCTGCCTGCGCTCATCTGGGAGCGCTAGACAAAGGAAGATGGATTCATGGCTATGTGGATAAGAATTGTGGTGGTGAAGTGAGTGTTACTCTTGGTACTGCTTTGGTAGATATGTATGTTAAGTGTGGTTGCCTTGAATGTGGTTATCAAGTCTTTAAGGAGTTATCTCATAGAGATGTAGTTACATGGGGAGCTATGCTATCTGGTTTTGCAATACATGGGAAGCCCCAAGAGTGTTTTCAACTGTTTGATGAGATGGTTTCACAAGGATTATTCCAACCGAATGGAGTTGTTTTTGTGGCGATTTTAACAGCTTGCTCTCATGCTGGATTCGTTGAATTGGGACATCGTTATTTCAATAGAATGGTTAATGAGTTCGGAATTGTACCTTCAATTGAACACTATGGATGCATGGTAGACCTCCTTGGCCGTGCAGGGAGGTTAGCAGAAGCAGAAGATTTCATTTCGAGAATGCCAAAAGAGCCTAACTCGATCATTTGGGGTGCGTTTCTCAGCGCTTGTAGAACATACAAGGACACAAAAAGAGGGAATGTAGCATTCAAGCACTTGACCGAGTTAGAGCCAATGTCTGGTGATCGGTACAAGCTTGCAAGGCTTATGTTTCACAACACTGGCGAAAAGGAAATTGCCAACGCGATTAGAAAGTTCATCGACGAAAATGATTTGGAGACAACTCGCGGAGTGAGCTTCATTGAAATCGATGGTGTGGTGAATGAGTTTGTATCAGGCATAGTTAATCATGACAGGAATGAAGAACTCTATACAATGTGGGAAAGAGTAAACAGATTACTTAAGACAGCAAAATCTGAAACTGACAAACAAAACCTTTCTTTGTGTGTGTGA
- the LOC115724611 gene encoding actin-related protein 8 isoform X2, with translation MYSRLRQFFSTIYGRMQVRAASQPVVVSIPILHYDDTESAKASRRQLKEAIYTTLFDMNVPAVCAINQATLALYAARRTSGIVVNIGFQVTSVVPILHGKVMRKVGVEVVGLGALKLTGFLKELMQQNNISFESLYTVRTLKENLCYVAYDYEAELLKDTQASCDATGEGLFTLSKERFQTGEILFQPRMAGVRAMGLHQAIALCMDHCDAAELTSDNAWFKTIILSGGTACLPGLADRLEKELHEILSPSMSSGVKVIPPPYGQDTAWFGAKLIGNLSTFPGPWCVTKKQFRQKPRINRLW, from the exons ATGTATTCAAGACTTAGGCAGTTCTTTTCCACTATTTATGGAAG AATGCAGGTAAGAGCAGCATCACAGCCTGTGGTTGTGTCTATACCAATCTTGCATTATGATG ATACCGAATCTGCAAAAGCATCAAGACGACAACTCAAGGAAGCCATCTATACAACACTCTTTGACATGAATGTTCCTGCTGTTTGTGCAATTAATCAG GCAACTTTAGCTTTGTATGCTGCTAGAAGAACTTCAGGAATTGTTGTAAATATCGGGTTTCAAGTCACATCGGTTGTTCCCA TTTTACATGGTAAAGTAATGCGCAAAGTTGGTGTGGAGGTTGTTGGATTGGGAGCTCTAAAACTTACCGGGTTTCTTAAGGAGTTGATGCAGCAGAACAATATTAGTTTCGAATCGTTGTACACCGTTCGCACTTTGAAAGAG AATCTCTGTTATGTTGCTTATGATTATGAAGCTGAGCTACTCAAAGATACACAGGCATCATGTGATGCCACAGGAGAAGGTCTGTTCACACTTTCTAAAGAGCGGTTTCAAACAGGCGAGATCTTATTCCAGCCACGAATGGCAGGAGT GCGAGCGATGGGTTTGCACCAGGCTATAGCACTCTGTATGGACCATTGTGATGCTGCAGAACTAACAAGTGACAATGCTTGGTTCAAGACTATCATACTATCAGGAGGCACGGCGTGTTTACCCGGATTGGCAG ATCGGCTAGAAAAGGAACTGCATGAAATACTCTCTCCATCTATGTCGAGCGGAGTTAAGGTCATTCCTCCTCCCTACGGCCAAGACACAGCGTGGTTCGGGGCTAAGCTAATCGGCAAT TTGAGCACATTCCCCGGTCCTTGGTGCGTGACAAAGAAGCAGTTTCGACAGAAACCTAGGATCAACCGCCTATGGTGA
- the LOC115724611 gene encoding actin-related protein 8 isoform X1: MATLLKKVWDSVSKRSSSNSKPDSSSSMATHLSPPSHHHHHHHHLSPSFLEIPSDVLLQILKLLGPKEVAKMSVVCKYLKSLALDEKLWVFFLQNQNASLPHSWDSLVFAETYLRSAYPLQTLTTQPTQLCFMRIYGQRVQVPGSIIIDGGSGYCKYGWSKYAAPSVRSATFLEFGNIESPMYSRLRQFFSTIYGRMQVRAASQPVVVSIPILHYDDTESAKASRRQLKEAIYTTLFDMNVPAVCAINQATLALYAARRTSGIVVNIGFQVTSVVPILHGKVMRKVGVEVVGLGALKLTGFLKELMQQNNISFESLYTVRTLKENLCYVAYDYEAELLKDTQASCDATGEGLFTLSKERFQTGEILFQPRMAGVRAMGLHQAIALCMDHCDAAELTSDNAWFKTIILSGGTACLPGLADRLEKELHEILSPSMSSGVKVIPPPYGQDTAWFGAKLIGNLSTFPGPWCVTKKQFRQKPRINRLW; encoded by the exons ATGGCTACCCTTCTTAAAAAAGTATGGGATTCAGTCTCAAAACGCTCCTCTTCCAATTCCAAACCAGACTCATCATCATCCATGGCTACCCATCTGTCTCCCCcttctcatcatcatcatcatcatcatcatctctcTCCTTCTTTTCTGGAAATACCTTCTGATGTTTTGCTACAAATCCTCAAACTTTTGGGACCCAAAGAAGTTGCAAAGATGAGTGTGGTTTGTAAGTACTTAAAGTCTTTAGCTTTAGATGAAAAGCTTTGGGTTTTCTTTTTACAGAATCAGAATGCTTCTCTTCCTCACTCTTGGGATTCTCTTGTTTTTGCTGAAACATATTTGAGATCTGCTTATCCTCTTCA AACACTCACTACTCAACCTACTCAATTGTGTTTTATGAGAATTTATGGTCAACGTGTGCAAGTTCCTGGCTCAATTATCATTGATG GTGGTTCTGGTTATTGCAAATATGGTTGGAGCAAGTATGCTGCTCCATCTGTGCGCTCTGCTACTTTCTTG GAATTTGGTAACATTGAATCTCCAATGTATTCAAGACTTAGGCAGTTCTTTTCCACTATTTATGGAAG AATGCAGGTAAGAGCAGCATCACAGCCTGTGGTTGTGTCTATACCAATCTTGCATTATGATG ATACCGAATCTGCAAAAGCATCAAGACGACAACTCAAGGAAGCCATCTATACAACACTCTTTGACATGAATGTTCCTGCTGTTTGTGCAATTAATCAG GCAACTTTAGCTTTGTATGCTGCTAGAAGAACTTCAGGAATTGTTGTAAATATCGGGTTTCAAGTCACATCGGTTGTTCCCA TTTTACATGGTAAAGTAATGCGCAAAGTTGGTGTGGAGGTTGTTGGATTGGGAGCTCTAAAACTTACCGGGTTTCTTAAGGAGTTGATGCAGCAGAACAATATTAGTTTCGAATCGTTGTACACCGTTCGCACTTTGAAAGAG AATCTCTGTTATGTTGCTTATGATTATGAAGCTGAGCTACTCAAAGATACACAGGCATCATGTGATGCCACAGGAGAAGGTCTGTTCACACTTTCTAAAGAGCGGTTTCAAACAGGCGAGATCTTATTCCAGCCACGAATGGCAGGAGT GCGAGCGATGGGTTTGCACCAGGCTATAGCACTCTGTATGGACCATTGTGATGCTGCAGAACTAACAAGTGACAATGCTTGGTTCAAGACTATCATACTATCAGGAGGCACGGCGTGTTTACCCGGATTGGCAG ATCGGCTAGAAAAGGAACTGCATGAAATACTCTCTCCATCTATGTCGAGCGGAGTTAAGGTCATTCCTCCTCCCTACGGCCAAGACACAGCGTGGTTCGGGGCTAAGCTAATCGGCAAT TTGAGCACATTCCCCGGTCCTTGGTGCGTGACAAAGAAGCAGTTTCGACAGAAACCTAGGATCAACCGCCTATGGTGA
- the LOC115725318 gene encoding phosphatidylinositol/phosphatidylcholine transfer protein SFH13 isoform X1 — protein sequence MNSLPGLEGMSTHEDIRDRRSDFENSEDERRRSKIGNLKKKAINASNKFTHSLKKRGKRKIDYRVPSVSIEDVRDEKEESAVQDLRQRLLDRDLLPSRHDDYYTLLRFLKARDFNIEKTIQMWEEMLNWRKEYGTDTILEDFEFEELEEVLQYYPQGYHGVDKEGRPVYIERLGKAHPSKLMRITTIERYLKYHVQEFERAIHEKFPACSIAAKKQICSTTTILDVNGLGIKNFTRTAANLLAAMTKIDNSYYPETLHRMYIVNAGPGFKKMLWPAAQKFLDAKTIAKIQVLEPKSLSKLFEVIDPSELPDFLGGSCTCSTEGGCLRSNKGPWNDPDIMKLVHDVEATFVRQITRVSHDQLKLDSFVQIRPMKGRSSDTSNAESGSDIDDPCSPLRRSSSAVPRLAPVHEEVRASDSNVYFSCDDHFPSVENTNGNDDEAAHVQDHQLLNNNCNDIRNISHRTLHSEGSSILHWFKNIREKFDKREFHRVAGMFLSFLFRLFTIFRSERFEFWRRQNNIHPSNLIEHNTSSHSEAVEAETSNEEDRVLPCIERLQRLEKVFSEISNKPATIPIEKEKILMESMDRIKNVEIDLEKTKRLVHATVVRQIEIAEFLDNLQQSSCRQRRLFC from the exons ATGAATTCATTGCCAG GCTTGGAAGGAATGAGTACTCATGAAGACATTAGAGATAGAAGATCAGATTTTGAAAACTCTGAAGATGAGAGGAGGCGTTCGAAAATCGGTAACCTCAAGAAGAAAGCCATAAATGCTTCTAATAAATTCACTCATTCACTTAAAAAAAGAGGGAAAAGAAAAATTGACTACAGGGTTCCCTCAGTGTCGATAGAGGATGTTCGGGATGAAAAAGAGGAGAGTGCTGTACAAGATTTGCGCCAAAGACTCCTCGACAGGGATTTGTTACCGTCTAGGCACGATGATTACTATACTCTGTTAAG ATTTTTGAAAGCTCGGGACTTTAACATTGAAAAAACGATCCAAATGTGGGAAGAAATGCTAAACTGGAGAAAAGAGTACGGAACAGACACTATTTTGGAG GATTTTGAATTTGAAGAGCTTGAAGAAGTGTTGCAGTATTATCCTCAAGGGTATCATGGGGTTGATAAAGAAGGCAGACCAGTGTACATTGAAAGGTTGGGTAAAGCTCATCCTAGTAAACTCATGCGTATAACCACAATCGAACGATACTTAAAGTACCATGTCCAAGAATTTGAGAGAGCAATACATGAGAAATTCCCAGCTTGTTCAATTGCGGCCAAGAAACAAATCTGTTCAACCACTACTATATTAGATGTGAATGGCTTA GGAATAAAGAACTTCACTCGAACTGCTGCAAATCTTCTGGCAGCCATGACAAAGATAGACAATAGTTATTACCCCGAG ACACTACATCGAATGTACATCGTCAATGCTGGTCCTGGCTTTAAGAAAATGCTTTGGCCTGCTGCACAGAAGTTTCTTGATGCTAAGACAATTGCAAAGATACAG GTTCTGGAACCGAAATCCTTGTCCAAACTTTTTGAAGTCATTGACCCGAGTGAGTTGCCTGACTTCCTGGGTGGATCATGTACATGCTCCACCGAGGGAGGTTGTCTTAGGTCTAACAAAGGACCATGGAATGATCCTGACATTATGAAG CTCGTACATGATGTCGAGGCAACTTTTGTGCGACAAATCACTAGAGTGTCACATGATCAACTGAAACTCGACTCTTTTGTACAGATACGCCCGATGAAG GGACGGAGCAGTGATACTTCGAATGCAGAATCAGGGTCAGATATTGACGATCCTTGTTCCCCATTAAGGCGAAGTAGTTCTGCAGTACCTCGTTTGGCACCAGTACATGAAGAA GTCAGGGCATCAGATTCAAATGTATACTTTAGCTGCGATGATCATTTTCCTTCGGTTGAGAATACAAATGGAAATGATGATGAGGCAGCGCATGTCCAGGATCatcaattactaaataacaattGCAATGATATTAGGAATATTTCTCATCGGACACTTCATTCGGAAG GTAGTTCAATTTTGCATTGGTTCAAAAATATTAGGGAAAAATTCGACAAAAGGGAATTCCATCGTGTGGCTGGAatgtttttatcttttttgttcAGACTATTCACAATTTTCCGCAGCGAAAGGTTTGAATTCTGGAGAAGACAGAACAACATTCACCCCTCTAACTTGATCGAACACAACACGAGTAGCCATTCAGAAGCTGTTGAAGCTGAAACATCGAATGAAGAAGATCGTGTCCTTCCATGTATAGAGCGTCTTCAGAGACTAGAAAAAGTATTTAGCGAAATCAGTAACAAGCCCGCTACAATTCCTATAGAGAAGGAAAAAATTCTAATGGAATCTATGGATAGGATAAAAAACGTCGAGATTGATCTCGAGAAAACAAAGAGG CTAGTCCATGCTACGGTGGTGAGGCAAATCGAGATTGCTGAATTTCTGGACAATCTACAACAGTCGAGTTGTCGA CAAAGAAGATTGTTTTGTTGA
- the LOC115725086 gene encoding uncharacterized protein LOC115725086, with product MKTVSGTAISSKPLSLSKATSILSTFVSSDTGASQAMAAYLRRSLASFKELKQLHKDLKTNKSERQRKRHRAADDDEGETNVGESAALVLDPTQEVVQHELEPERKKQRR from the coding sequence ATGAAGACAGTGTCAGGGACTGCGATCTCTTCAAAGCCATTATCTCTATCAAAAGCTACTTCAATTCTGTCCACATTTGTCTCTTCTGATACTGGCGCTTCTCAAGCTATGGCTGCATATCTTCGACGCTCGTTGGCATCATTCAAGGAGCTAAAACAGCTTCATAAAGACCTCAAGACCAACAAATCAGAACGCCAGAGGAAGAGGCATAGAGctgctgatgatgatgaggGAGAGACAAATGTTGGAGAAAGTGCAGCTCTAGTTTTAGACCCAACTCAAGAAGTAGTGCAACACGAGTTGGAACCTGAGCGTAAAAAACAACGCAGATGA
- the LOC115724612 gene encoding GPI-anchored protein LLG1 encodes MKLDRSSPLILSFFLMGFLALVSSSSSSHISDSIFDFHASSGRNLLQAKQGCPVNFEFMNYTIITSQCKGPHYPAKQCCESFKEFACPYADMINELKNDCASTMFSYINLYGRYPPGLFSSECREGKQGLECPALPPSVSKDVNSSHAMAYSSPPMSLLTAAIVVLLLKLF; translated from the exons ATGAAGTTGGATCGAAGCTCTCCACTTATATTATCTTTCTTTTTGATGGGTTTTCTTGCTTTagtttcatcttcatcttcttctcatATCTCAG ATTCAATCTTTGACTTTCATGCTTCTTCTGGTCGTAATCTCCTTCAAGCTAAGCAAG GTTGCCCTGTGAACTTTGAGTTTATGAACTACACCATCATCACCAGCCAATGCAAAGGACCTCATTACCCTGCTAAGCAGTGTTGTGAATCATTCAAGGAATTTGCTTGTCCATATGCAGATATGATAAATGAACTGAAAAACGATTGCGCTTCGACCATGTTCAGCTACATAAACCTCTACGGAAGATACCCTCCCGGTCTTTTCTCAAGCGAGTGCAGAGAAGGGAAGCAAGGTTTGGAGTGTCCTGCACTGCCACCATCTGTATCCAAAGATGTAAATTCATCTCATGCCATGGCTTACTCATCTCCACCGATGAGCTTGCTAACAGCAGCCATTGTTGTCTTGTTACTCAAGTTATTTTGA